A single region of the Sciurus carolinensis chromosome 16, mSciCar1.2, whole genome shotgun sequence genome encodes:
- the LOC124966071 gene encoding major allergen I polypeptide chain 2-like, which translates to MKGILLVLALLVTRELGFQTAEACPLFYGIFAAIPTGSKTLLDAALDVANFTEPEKAAVEKIQDCYNENGLKAKALDAIAMFSITVSPSCILSYLKSVEEKL; encoded by the exons ATGAAGGGGATACTGCTTGTGCTAGCCTTGCTGGTGACCAGAGAGCTGGGCTTCCAGACTG CAGAAGCTTGCCCTCTCTTTTATGGAATCTTTGCTGCGATACCCACTGGAAGCAAGACATTATTGGATGCTGCCCTTGATGTGGCCAATTTTACAGAACCGGAAAAGGCAGCTGTGGAAAAAATCCAGGATTGCTACAATGAGAATGGATTAAAAGCCAAGGCCTTGGATGCTATTGCCATG TTCTCCATTACTGTCAGCCCGAGCTGTATCCTCTCTTACTTGAAATCAGTGGAGGAGAAACTTTAA